Proteins co-encoded in one Prescottella sp. R16 genomic window:
- a CDS encoding acyclic terpene utilization AtuA family protein has protein sequence MTLRIANCSGFLGDRRTGPKEMVEGGPIDYLTGDWLAELTMSILAKQRGRDPEAGYPASFVEQMSDVLSTCHDRGITVIANAGGVNPHGCADALRAVADRQGLDLTIAVVDGDDITDRFAVWQEQGWLAAHLDSGAPFATTGLTPTVVNAYLGCWGIVEALRDGADIVVTGRVSDASPIVAAAAAHYGWTPHDLDRLAGAVVAGHIIECSAQATGGNFAFFTENRHPHHPGFPIAEIEPDGSVVITKHEGTAGMVTVDTVTAQLLYEIDGPRYANPDVIARLDELVVEQVGTDRVRVSGAFGEQIPSVLKAGAVADYGWSTEMTMLVTGLDRDRKVDYALNQLWAEFPRGRETFADVEVNVIGGGAEDPRSLDEATALLRVAVADQDKALVNRFSRVVVELLLGGYPGMALTSPPARARQRQLFWPTLIPADRVRERVTIRGTTREVERARAETVRDVPLAVPPRSPEQAGGDMISAPLGRIAGSRSGDKGGNATLGIWARTDAAHEFLCSWWTPEHVTDLLRAPADTPLRLWHLPNLRAVGVTVVGWLDRGTATNILLDTQAKGLGEFVRARHIDIPRTLLDGEPGILRA, from the coding sequence ATGACACTGCGCATCGCCAACTGCAGCGGCTTCCTCGGAGACCGCCGGACCGGACCGAAGGAAATGGTCGAAGGTGGTCCGATCGACTACCTCACCGGCGACTGGCTGGCCGAACTGACCATGAGCATCCTGGCCAAGCAACGTGGCCGCGACCCCGAGGCCGGATACCCGGCATCGTTCGTCGAGCAGATGAGCGACGTCCTGTCGACCTGTCACGATCGCGGCATCACCGTCATCGCCAACGCCGGTGGAGTGAACCCCCACGGCTGCGCGGACGCACTCCGGGCCGTCGCCGACCGCCAAGGCCTCGACCTGACGATCGCGGTCGTCGACGGGGACGACATCACCGACCGCTTCGCCGTCTGGCAGGAGCAGGGCTGGCTCGCAGCCCATCTCGACTCCGGTGCTCCGTTCGCCACCACCGGGCTCACTCCGACAGTCGTCAACGCCTACCTCGGATGCTGGGGCATCGTCGAGGCGCTGCGCGACGGCGCCGACATCGTCGTCACCGGCCGCGTCAGCGACGCCTCCCCGATCGTGGCGGCCGCGGCGGCACATTACGGCTGGACGCCACACGATCTCGACCGACTCGCCGGCGCCGTGGTCGCCGGCCACATCATCGAGTGCAGTGCCCAGGCCACCGGCGGCAACTTCGCGTTCTTCACGGAGAACCGTCACCCCCACCATCCCGGGTTCCCGATCGCCGAGATCGAACCGGACGGCTCCGTCGTGATCACCAAACACGAGGGCACCGCGGGAATGGTCACCGTCGACACGGTGACCGCCCAGCTGCTCTACGAGATCGACGGCCCCCGATACGCGAACCCCGACGTCATCGCCCGTCTCGACGAACTCGTCGTCGAACAGGTCGGGACCGACCGGGTCCGCGTCTCGGGTGCCTTCGGCGAGCAGATCCCGTCCGTACTCAAGGCCGGTGCAGTGGCCGACTACGGGTGGAGCACGGAAATGACGATGCTCGTCACCGGCCTGGACCGGGACCGCAAGGTCGATTACGCGCTGAACCAGTTGTGGGCCGAGTTCCCCCGAGGCCGAGAGACCTTCGCCGACGTCGAGGTCAACGTCATCGGCGGCGGAGCCGAGGACCCGCGCTCACTCGACGAGGCGACAGCACTGCTACGAGTCGCCGTCGCCGACCAGGACAAGGCCCTGGTCAACCGGTTCTCCCGGGTCGTCGTCGAACTACTCCTCGGCGGCTATCCCGGTATGGCACTGACCTCTCCCCCTGCCCGAGCACGGCAACGCCAGCTGTTCTGGCCCACGCTGATCCCCGCCGACCGGGTCCGTGAACGTGTGACCATCCGCGGCACGACACGAGAGGTCGAACGGGCGCGTGCCGAGACCGTCCGCGACGTGCCCCTGGCGGTTCCGCCCCGTTCACCCGAACAGGCCGGCGGCGACATGATCTCCGCCCCGCTCGGCCGCATCGCCGGCAGCCGATCCGGCGACAAGGGCGGCAATGCCACCCTCGGGATCTGGGCACGCACGGACGCGGCCCACGAATTCCTGTGCAGCTGGTGGACTCCGGAGCACGTCACCGACCTGCTCCGAGCTCCCGCCGACACCCCCCTGCGGCTGTGGCACCTGCCGAACCTGCGGGCAGTCGGGGTGACCGTCGTCGGCTGGCTCGACCGAGGCACCGCGACGAACATCCTGCTCGACACCCAGGCGAAGGGGCTGGGCGAGTTCGTCCGGGCCCGCC
- a CDS encoding tripartite tricarboxylate transporter permease, producing the protein MLEQFLQDLPQGLLWGVIGAIVFGLLGLVSGTDETATITPLTLLVVLLGVPPVGVYAFFIAAVVSKHMTHAVPTMLLGIPGDTMAIPLLEEADRLRRLGVPHIALRKAISGGFIAALIAVPVSVAVAGLLSPLAHAISTAAPWIFLVATVVIAYFSPARLGGVVALVPFVLLILGLQAFTKTHDTKLTIVYFLGIAVGPLVVDLFNILTPAGRESSRRDGKETYHLSRPNDRSHRYLPNPFRVLDKRQVAWTGAASAVSASTFVFSPIAMTVLMGEAVKRFPKNAYHRLTSTIAVKNGTTESTYLGETLIPLVAFGLPLSPMSAGPAAPLYNAPPRFTVDAESGTVNNLHTYLSSWEFLVFGLLGVLLAGIVVYPLAMRYAAAAASFIMRKVGQETVIAAFVSLILMVAVWEGGLLGVLVTVTVALVGGLLTRFLKIHAGVQFMGYYVAILTVPAILAL; encoded by the coding sequence ATGCTTGAACAGTTCCTCCAGGACCTTCCCCAGGGGCTGTTGTGGGGCGTCATCGGCGCGATCGTGTTCGGCCTGCTGGGGCTCGTGTCCGGTACCGACGAGACCGCAACCATCACGCCGCTGACCCTGCTGGTGGTTCTGCTCGGTGTGCCTCCGGTGGGCGTGTACGCCTTCTTCATCGCCGCAGTGGTCTCCAAGCACATGACCCACGCCGTGCCGACCATGCTCCTCGGGATTCCCGGTGACACGATGGCGATCCCGCTGCTCGAGGAAGCCGACCGGCTCCGTCGACTCGGTGTACCCCACATCGCACTGCGCAAGGCGATCAGCGGCGGATTCATCGCCGCGTTGATCGCGGTTCCGGTGTCCGTTGCCGTTGCCGGCCTGCTCAGTCCCCTGGCCCACGCCATCTCGACGGCCGCACCGTGGATCTTCCTGGTCGCCACCGTCGTGATCGCTTATTTCTCACCCGCCCGGCTCGGTGGAGTGGTCGCACTGGTGCCGTTCGTGCTGCTGATCCTCGGACTGCAGGCGTTCACGAAGACGCACGACACGAAACTGACGATCGTCTACTTCCTGGGCATCGCGGTGGGACCGCTCGTGGTCGACCTGTTCAACATCCTCACCCCGGCAGGCCGCGAAAGCTCCCGCCGGGACGGCAAGGAGACCTACCACCTCTCCCGGCCGAACGATCGTTCGCACCGATACCTGCCCAACCCGTTCCGGGTGCTCGACAAACGGCAGGTGGCGTGGACCGGTGCCGCGTCGGCGGTCTCGGCGAGCACGTTCGTGTTCAGCCCCATCGCCATGACCGTGCTCATGGGCGAGGCGGTCAAACGGTTCCCCAAGAACGCCTATCATCGCCTCACCTCCACGATCGCGGTGAAGAACGGCACCACGGAATCGACCTACCTCGGGGAGACCCTGATCCCGTTGGTGGCGTTCGGTCTCCCGTTGAGCCCCATGTCCGCCGGCCCGGCCGCGCCGCTCTACAACGCCCCACCCCGGTTCACGGTGGACGCCGAGAGCGGGACCGTGAACAACCTCCACACCTACCTCAGTTCGTGGGAATTCCTGGTCTTCGGTCTGCTCGGCGTACTACTCGCAGGAATCGTCGTCTACCCGCTGGCCATGCGGTACGCGGCGGCCGCCGCGAGTTTCATCATGCGCAAGGTCGGCCAGGAGACCGTGATCGCCGCGTTCGTGAGCCTGATCCTGATGGTGGCCGTCTGGGAAGGCGGTCTACTCGGGGTGCTCGTCACGGTCACCGTAGCCCTCGTCGGTGGCCTGCTCACTCGCTTTCTCAAGATCCATGCCGGCGTCCAGTTCATGGGCTACTACGTCGCCATCCTGACCGTCCCGGCCATCCTGGCCCTCTAA
- a CDS encoding hydroxymethylglutaryl-CoA reductase, degradative, protein MSAGRSRFTCHRALCRPTRSEAGAHMVNSRIPGLKNLTIEQRRETVVRNSPLSTEDLTAWDPATGLTLDAADHMVENVVGVLGIPLGFAANFTINGRDVLVPMATEEPSVIAAASNAARIARASGGFFTSSTAPLMRAQIQLVDVADPAAARVRILEARDELIAAANEQDPMLIQLGGGVRDIEVHLVDAPGQTYVVLHLIVDVRDAMGANAVNTMAEAIAERAAQIGQGRPLLRILSNKADLRLARARAVFAADELGGTEIVDDIVHSAALAVVDPYRAATHNKGATNGITAVVLATGNDTRAVEAGFHSHAVRDGRYTALTRFEKDADGNLVASLEVPMAVGLVGGATKVHPAAQRAVKMLDITTATELAEIIVAVGLAQNVAGLRVLATEGVQRGHMGLHARNVAVTAGATGKEIDRVSARMVAEKAIRAERAAEILAEVRRGQS, encoded by the coding sequence ATGAGCGCCGGCAGGTCACGGTTCACGTGTCACCGAGCGCTCTGCCGACCCACGAGAAGCGAAGCAGGTGCACACATGGTGAACAGCCGGATCCCGGGACTGAAGAACCTGACCATCGAACAACGACGGGAGACGGTGGTCCGGAACAGCCCGCTGTCCACCGAGGACCTGACCGCCTGGGACCCGGCGACGGGCCTGACCCTCGACGCCGCCGACCACATGGTCGAGAACGTCGTCGGCGTCCTCGGCATCCCGCTCGGATTCGCCGCGAACTTCACGATCAACGGCCGCGACGTCCTCGTGCCCATGGCGACCGAGGAGCCGTCGGTCATCGCGGCCGCCAGCAACGCGGCACGAATCGCTCGGGCCTCGGGCGGATTCTTCACCTCGTCGACCGCCCCACTGATGCGAGCCCAGATCCAGCTCGTCGACGTCGCCGATCCCGCCGCGGCCCGGGTCCGGATCCTCGAGGCCCGCGACGAACTGATCGCTGCGGCGAACGAACAGGACCCGATGCTGATCCAGCTGGGCGGCGGGGTCCGTGACATCGAGGTGCACCTGGTCGACGCCCCCGGACAGACCTATGTGGTGCTGCACCTGATCGTCGACGTCCGGGACGCGATGGGCGCGAACGCCGTCAACACCATGGCCGAGGCGATCGCCGAGCGGGCTGCGCAGATCGGGCAGGGGCGGCCGCTGCTGCGCATCCTGAGCAACAAGGCGGACCTGCGGCTGGCCCGTGCGCGCGCCGTGTTCGCCGCCGACGAACTCGGCGGCACCGAGATCGTCGACGACATCGTGCACAGCGCAGCGCTGGCGGTGGTGGACCCGTACCGGGCGGCGACCCACAACAAGGGAGCCACCAACGGCATCACCGCCGTCGTCCTGGCGACCGGCAACGACACCCGTGCCGTCGAGGCGGGCTTCCACTCCCACGCGGTCCGCGACGGCCGCTACACCGCCCTGACCCGGTTCGAGAAGGACGCCGACGGAAATCTGGTCGCATCCCTGGAGGTGCCGATGGCCGTGGGCCTGGTCGGCGGCGCGACCAAGGTGCACCCCGCCGCCCAGCGGGCAGTGAAGATGCTCGACATCACCACCGCCACGGAACTCGCGGAGATCATCGTCGCCGTGGGACTGGCGCAGAACGTGGCCGGGCTGCGCGTGCTGGCCACCGAAGGCGTCCAGCGCGGGCACATGGGCCTGCACGCCCGCAACGTCGCCGTCACCGCCGGCGCCACCGGCAAGGAAATCGACCGTGTCTCCGCCCGCATGGTCGCCGAGAAGGCGATCCGCGCCGAACGCGCCGCCGAGATCCTCGCCGAGGTCCGCCGTGGCCAGAGCTGA
- a CDS encoding GAF domain-containing protein: MREHHGDSDSAVDATAALLDGLVDGTSGVSVDALLDRAGRAASAAARGRLRESYHRVRDRVDTLRRRHDQLRDVHEATGELVAIRNVDVVLKAITSRARRLLRCDYVYLSTPDPGDEGAFAIRAWSGDLTPRFRGIRVSPGHGVGGIVLQTGEPFQVDDYSASTDFAHEADFDAILAQQGITTLLGAPLTVSGTTVGLLFAARRDPRRFSDDDIFLLTSLATHAAIALQNAELDESGERARDDLSQAVADSEGKRRAAARDARMHVELSSIVLGGGGVADILDAVRAELGFALAYVDRTSATGALTVSGELGQVPGTEFLDVPGGSTPSPALRSIRVGTQRWAIVDVASVGGLLGHLVSRGAAVPDRGVASMLERAGQAVALSQLSTQALAAADRRTAEELVTKIVQSPQRMTDELARRAQRNGIDRTGPTMVLADTADPVAAQIAVEWTAGNGGLAAVLDDILVVLAPAGLVEATDRLAHKILQEGGPGNVVVGRDSRGLASAPTEFTESRRALALARALGYSGVRLHVEQFGIFSMLFTDPTRADLEVFVRAHIGPLVDHDARHGTDLVPTALALLENNLSPKAAAVVLGVHPNTVNQRAGRIDRLIRPDWRLQPRAFEILAALKLRALRSPGR; this comes from the coding sequence GTGAGAGAACACCATGGTGATTCGGACAGTGCGGTGGACGCGACGGCGGCTTTGCTGGACGGACTCGTCGACGGGACCTCCGGGGTGTCCGTCGACGCCCTGCTCGATCGGGCCGGCCGCGCGGCGTCGGCGGCGGCGAGGGGGCGACTGCGGGAGTCGTATCACCGGGTGCGTGACAGAGTGGACACCCTCCGTCGTCGACACGATCAGCTGCGTGACGTGCACGAGGCGACCGGTGAACTCGTGGCGATCCGCAACGTCGACGTGGTGCTCAAGGCCATCACCAGCCGGGCCCGGCGGCTGCTGCGCTGCGACTACGTCTACCTGAGCACTCCGGATCCCGGGGACGAGGGGGCCTTTGCGATTCGCGCCTGGTCCGGCGACCTCACTCCGAGGTTCCGGGGGATCCGGGTGTCACCCGGACACGGTGTCGGAGGGATCGTGTTGCAGACCGGTGAGCCGTTCCAGGTGGACGACTACTCCGCCAGTACGGACTTCGCTCACGAGGCGGATTTCGACGCGATACTGGCGCAGCAGGGCATCACCACACTCCTCGGTGCACCCCTGACCGTCTCGGGGACCACCGTCGGGCTGCTGTTCGCCGCCCGCCGGGATCCGCGACGATTCAGTGACGACGACATCTTTCTGCTCACCTCGCTCGCTACCCATGCCGCGATCGCGCTGCAGAACGCCGAACTGGACGAAAGCGGCGAACGTGCCCGCGACGACCTCTCCCAGGCCGTGGCCGACAGCGAAGGTAAGCGGCGTGCCGCTGCCCGCGACGCCCGGATGCATGTGGAACTGAGTTCGATCGTGCTCGGCGGCGGCGGTGTCGCCGACATCCTCGATGCGGTACGTGCGGAGCTGGGATTCGCCCTGGCATACGTCGACAGGACGAGCGCGACAGGTGCGCTGACCGTGTCCGGTGAGCTCGGTCAGGTCCCCGGGACCGAGTTCCTGGACGTCCCCGGCGGTTCCACACCCAGCCCGGCATTGCGATCGATCCGCGTCGGTACGCAACGGTGGGCGATCGTGGACGTCGCGTCGGTCGGCGGCCTGCTCGGGCATCTGGTGTCGAGAGGGGCGGCCGTCCCCGACCGGGGCGTGGCCTCGATGTTGGAGCGGGCCGGTCAAGCTGTGGCGCTGAGCCAGCTGTCGACACAGGCCCTCGCCGCCGCGGACCGTCGTACCGCGGAGGAACTGGTGACCAAGATCGTGCAGTCGCCGCAGCGGATGACCGACGAGCTGGCCCGTCGGGCGCAGCGCAACGGCATCGACCGTACCGGGCCGACGATGGTCCTGGCCGACACCGCGGATCCGGTTGCCGCCCAGATCGCGGTGGAATGGACCGCCGGGAACGGTGGGCTCGCCGCAGTTCTCGACGACATCCTGGTGGTACTCGCTCCCGCGGGCCTGGTCGAGGCCACGGACCGGCTCGCTCACAAGATTCTCCAGGAGGGCGGGCCGGGCAACGTCGTCGTGGGCCGCGACTCCCGGGGACTGGCGAGTGCGCCCACCGAGTTCACCGAGTCACGGCGAGCACTGGCGCTCGCGCGGGCCCTCGGATACTCGGGGGTGCGCCTGCACGTCGAGCAGTTCGGCATCTTCTCCATGCTCTTCACCGATCCCACCCGAGCCGACCTCGAGGTGTTCGTCCGCGCGCACATCGGACCGTTGGTGGATCACGACGCTCGTCACGGAACGGATCTGGTGCCGACCGCTCTCGCGCTGCTGGAGAACAATCTCAGCCCCAAGGCTGCGGCGGTCGTTCTCGGGGTCCACCCGAACACGGTCAATCAACGCGCGGGACGGATAGATCGGCTGATCCGGCCGGATTGGCGACTGCAGCCGAGAGCGTTCGAGATCCTCGCCGCGCTCAAACTCCGAGCACTGCGGTCTCCCGGACGATGA
- a CDS encoding DUF2892 domain-containing protein codes for MTKLPRHEGWTIERVVPLMAGVITLLSVVLAATVSPWWMLLTGFVGVNLVFYAAVGWCPASLIMAKLGLERAACRVPRSTDGSVTTSAAA; via the coding sequence GTGACGAAACTGCCGCGTCATGAAGGATGGACGATCGAACGGGTCGTGCCGCTGATGGCCGGGGTGATCACGCTGCTGAGCGTGGTTCTCGCAGCCACCGTCTCGCCGTGGTGGATGCTGCTCACCGGATTCGTGGGCGTCAACCTCGTGTTCTACGCAGCGGTCGGATGGTGCCCCGCCAGCCTGATCATGGCGAAGCTCGGACTCGAGCGTGCCGCCTGCCGGGTGCCCCGCAGCACCGACGGCTCGGTCACAACCAGCGCTGCCGCTTGA